From the genome of Proteus vulgaris, one region includes:
- the rsuA gene encoding 16S rRNA pseudouridine(516) synthase RsuA, protein MRLDKFLSQQLGISRSLILRELRAGLVTIDGEMVKSGSTKIAPEQEVAYNGNVLTQILGPRYFMLNKPIGYVCSTDDPVNPTILYFIDEPLAYKLHAAGRLDIDTTGLVLLTDNGQWSHRITAPKHHCEKTYHVTLEEPIAEGVAEQFQKGVQLNGEKDLTKPAKLEIITPTEVKLTISEGKYHQVKRMFAAVGNHVSALHRERIGDITLDETLTEGEYRPLTEEEINSIHLPQ, encoded by the coding sequence ATGCGATTAGATAAATTTTTATCCCAGCAATTGGGGATTAGCCGTAGCTTGATACTTCGTGAGTTAAGAGCAGGGCTTGTAACAATTGACGGTGAAATGGTAAAAAGCGGTTCCACCAAAATAGCACCAGAACAAGAAGTAGCTTATAACGGCAATGTGTTAACCCAGATTTTAGGGCCTCGTTATTTTATGTTGAATAAGCCTATTGGCTATGTGTGTTCAACAGATGATCCAGTTAATCCAACTATCCTTTATTTTATTGATGAGCCTCTGGCATATAAATTACATGCCGCTGGACGTTTAGATATTGATACAACGGGGCTTGTATTATTGACTGATAATGGTCAGTGGTCACATCGCATTACAGCGCCAAAACATCATTGCGAAAAAACGTATCATGTCACATTGGAAGAGCCAATTGCTGAAGGTGTTGCTGAACAGTTCCAAAAAGGTGTGCAACTGAATGGCGAAAAAGATCTGACTAAACCCGCTAAATTAGAAATTATTACACCTACAGAAGTGAAACTCACAATTAGTGAAGGCAAATATCATCAAGTAAAACGTATGTTTGCTGCTGTGGGTAATCATGTCAGCGCATTACATCGTGAGCGTATTGGGGATATTACATTAGATGAAACTTTAACTGAGGGCGAATATCGTCCATTAACAGAAGAAGAGATCAACAGCATTCACTTACCTCAATAA
- a CDS encoding Bcr/CflA family multidrug efflux MFS transporter, which translates to MQQQRSSYLSLILILGLISMLMPLAIDMYLPSLPTIAQDFGVPSGKVQMTLSIYIFGFAIGQLVYGPMADSLGRKPVILGGVIVFAFASSACALSESIDMLIGMRFLHGFAAAAASVVINALMRDMFSRDDFSRSMSFVALVMTIAPLLAPLLGAWVMNWFSWHAIFWSIAIAAVIAGALIAFYIPETLPKERRQRFSLRVTFSQFISLFRTRRVLCYILASGFSFAGMFSFLSAGPFVYIELHGIPFDQFGLYFGFNIIFLIVMTSINGRYVRRFGALKMLRLGLTIQCIMGIFLLLVVALNLHFYYLVVGVAMYVGGIAMITSNAMAVILDDYPHMAGTVSSLAGTVRFGVGALVGTAIAMFPAKSEWPMVSAMAFCVLFAMGFILLARRYK; encoded by the coding sequence GTGCAACAGCAACGTTCGTCGTACCTTAGTCTCATTTTAATATTGGGACTTATTTCCATGCTTATGCCATTGGCTATAGATATGTATTTGCCAAGCTTACCTACTATTGCACAAGATTTTGGTGTGCCTAGCGGTAAAGTGCAAATGACATTAAGTATCTATATTTTTGGTTTTGCTATTGGGCAACTCGTTTATGGTCCTATGGCGGATAGTTTGGGACGTAAGCCTGTCATTTTGGGCGGTGTGATTGTTTTTGCTTTTGCCTCTAGTGCATGTGCATTATCTGAATCTATTGATATGCTAATTGGTATGCGTTTTCTCCATGGCTTTGCGGCAGCTGCTGCGAGTGTGGTTATTAATGCATTAATGAGAGATATGTTCTCTAGAGATGATTTCTCTAGAAGTATGTCTTTCGTTGCATTGGTGATGACGATTGCACCTTTATTAGCACCATTACTAGGTGCTTGGGTGATGAATTGGTTTTCATGGCATGCTATTTTTTGGAGTATTGCGATAGCAGCAGTAATTGCGGGTGCATTAATTGCATTTTATATTCCTGAAACCTTACCCAAAGAGCGTCGTCAGCGCTTTAGCCTAAGAGTAACATTTAGCCAATTTATTAGTTTGTTTAGAACTCGTCGTGTTCTTTGTTATATTCTGGCGTCAGGTTTTTCTTTTGCTGGTATGTTCTCATTTCTGAGTGCAGGGCCTTTTGTTTATATTGAATTACACGGTATTCCATTCGATCAATTTGGTTTGTACTTTGGTTTTAATATTATCTTTTTAATTGTCATGACAAGCATAAATGGGCGATATGTTCGCCGATTTGGTGCGTTGAAGATGTTGCGTTTAGGGCTAACCATTCAATGTATTATGGGGATCTTTCTATTATTAGTTGTTGCCCTTAATTTACATTTCTATTATCTCGTTGTGGGAGTAGCGATGTATGTTGGTGGTATTGCAATGATCACATCAAACGCCATGGCTGTTATTCTTGATGATTATCCACATATGGCTGGAACGGTTTCTTCTTTGGCAGGAACTGTACGCTTTGGTGTTGGAGCTTTAGTTGGAACGGCTATTGCTATGTTCCCAGCAAAATCAGAATGGCCAA